The genomic segment TCTCATACAGCAGAGGAATGTCCATAAAGACGATCTCGGCTCCATTCGCTTCCGCTGCTTCGGCCTCTTCCCGCATAACGCGGCGTACCTCGGGATGGACGATGGCGTTCAGCTTTTGACGCTCGGACTCGTCCGAAAACACGATCTCACCTAGTTTTTTCCGATCAATCTGACCATCTTCCAATAGGATTTCTCGTCCAAAATGGCGCACGATCGCTTCATAGGCCAATTTACCTGGTTCTACGACCTCTCTGGCGATCTGGTCAGCGTCGATGACAGGAATTCCGCGCTCTCGAAGCATACCTGTCACCGTGCTTTTCCCAGTGGCAATTCCGCCTGTTAATCCTAGTATCATGCCCATCCTCCTCCCTTGGTAGAACTGTTATAACTTTTGGCAGGTTGGGCAAATATGTGTCCCTCTGCCGCCGACTACAAACCGAATGATTTCGGCCCCGCACTTCGTGCACGCCTCATCTTTTCGCCCATACACCAAAAGCGATTGCTGGAACATGCCCATCTCGCCCTGTCCGTTCACATACGACTTGATGGAGCTGCCCCCTTGTTCTACCGCTTCTTGCAAGGTAGAGACGATACTTTCGTGCAGTCGGATAACTTCTTTATCTGTCAGCGTTCCTGCTGGTTTCTCCGGATGAATGCCTGCTTTAAAGAGTGACTCGTCCACATAAATATTCCCCAGCCCTACAATACATTCCTGGTTTAGGAGAAGCGGCTTAATTTTTGTTGACCGTCCTTTTAACAATTTCCCCAAAACTTCAGGAGTAAAACTTTTATCTAGCGGTTCTACCCCCAGCTTTGCCAAAGGTCCGACAGTTGTTTCCTTCCCCTTAGGGAACAGATCCATCGTCCCGAACTGGCGAACATCCCGATAACGCAGCTCCGTTCCGTCCGTAAAATGGAAGACGACATGGGTATGCTTCTCAACGGGATCATCCGCCTGATACACGCCATAGCGCCCTTCCATACGCAGATGGGACACGAGCACATCCTCGTTTAAGAAAAACTGAATGAATTTTGCCCGCCGTTGGATATCCTGGATGGTTTGTCCCACCAAGAGAGATTTGAAAGCTTCCACGTCATCTGGCTGACGCACAATGCGCGCCAAATGAACACTGACTCTCTCAATCGTTTTTCCCATGACCAAGCCACGCAGAGTCCGAACGACGGTTTCTACCTCCGGCAATTCTGGCATATGCCCTCCTCCTCTCGCTGTCTTTCCATCTTTATGTTCTAGGCATGCCTACTTCGCATCGTACCAGGTACGTCCGTCACTGACGTCCACCTTGAGCGGCACGTTGAGGGACAGCGCACTCTCCATCACTTCTGGCACCAGCTTGCGCATGACCTCCAGCTCATTTTCTGGCACTTCAAATACAAGCTCATCGTGCACCTGCAAAAGCATGCGGCTAGCGAGACCTTTCTCCTCGATTGCCTCTTGCATGCGAATCATCGCCAGCTTGATCACATCGGCAGCAGTACCCTGGATCGGCGTGTTCATTGCGGTACGCTCAGCAAACGAACGCAGGTTGAAGTTGCTGCTGCGAATATCAGGCAGGTAGCGGCGACGGTTCAACAAGGTCGTCACATAACCATCCGCCTTCGCCTGCTGGACGATTTCATCCATCCAGCGCTTCACACCGGAGAAGACATCAAAGTAGCGCTCAATGAAGTCACCGGCTTCTTTGCGGGTAATATTGAGGTTTTGCGACAGACCGTAGTCGCTGATGCCGTATACGATCCCGAAGTTGACCGCTTTGGCCTGACGGCGCATCAGCGAGGTCACTTCTTCCTCACTCACACCAAATACGTCCATGGCGGTGCGGGTATGAATATCCATTCCTTTTTGGAAGGCGTCAATCAAGTTCTCGTCTTGCGAAATGTGGGCCAAAATCCGCAGCTCAATCTGGGAATAGTCGGCCGCCAGCATGTACCAGCCGTCCTCCGACGGGATAAACGCCTCGCGAATCTTGCGTCCTTCTTCCATGCGGATCGGGATGTTTTGCAGATTCGGGTCCGTACTGGACAGTCGCCCTGTCGCCGTAGTTGCCTGGTTGTAAAGCGTATGCACCTTGCTCGTCTTCGTATGGATTTCCTTGGTCAAGCCCTCAATATACGTAGAGCGGAGCTTGCCGAGCTGACGGAAGGTCAGGATCGCATCGATAATCGGATGATACGGGGCGAGCTTCTCCAATACATCTGCACTGGTAGAAGGCCCTGTTTTGGTCTTTTTCAATACAGGCAGAGACAAGCGGTCAAACAAAATCTCACCCAATTGCTTCGGCGAGTTGATGTTGAACTCCCCACCTGCCAACTCGAAAATCTGTTCTGTCAGACCCGCGAGCTTTTTGTCCAAGTCTTCCCCCATTTGCACGAGGCGCTCACTGTTTACCTTCACGCCTTGCTTTTCCATGAGTGCCAGTACCATACTCAGCGGGGCTTCCAATTCTCCTAGCAGCTTTTCCATTTCGTTTTCCGCCAGCTGCTCGCGCAAGACAGGCACGCTCTGCCAGATGGCTGCCGCTTTATGCGCCACATGCTCGCTCAGCACGTCCATTTCAGGAACAAGACGCTTGGCACCCTTGCCGTACACCTCTTCATCTGACAATACCCGTGTCTGTGCGTATTGGGCCGCAATGCTATCCAAAGTCGGGTTGCTCTCAGCCGCATTCAGCAGGTAAGAAGCGAGGTACACATCAAAGCTGATGCCTTTTATCCCCAAATCATGCCAAGCGAGCCCAACCGTGTCTCGCTTGCCGTCAAATACCCACTTTTCCTTCGCCGGATCAGCCAGCCACTCACAGAGCGCCTTCCATTCCTTGGCTACGTCCCACGGAACGAACATCACCGTGTCATCCGCAGCCAGTCCAATCCCAAGGAATGGCGCATGATGATAGTTTTCCCCGTCCATTTCGATGTAAAGAGCCATTGGCGAAGTCAGCTTGGACTCGAACGCTGCTTTGTTTTCCTCTGAAATCCTCTCAAACGAAAACGGCTTGGCGTCTGCTTGTCCGCTTCCATCTGCTGGCTGTGCCACTTTGATCTTCGACAAGAGCGATTTGAACTCCATCTTTTTAAAGAACTCGCTGAGAGGTACACCATCATAGCCTTCATAGCCAGTCTCTTGCACATCCAGCTCCACAGGCGCTTCACGCAAAATGGTTGCCAAGGCTTTGCTCATGTTCGCCTTGTCTACATTCTCACGCAGGTTCTCTTGCAGCTTTTTGCCCGAGACTTTATCGATGTTTTCCAGTACTTGCTCAACAGAGCCATATTCGTGCAGCAGCTTCAGAGCCGTTTTCTCTCCGACACCAGGGACACCTGGAATGTTATCGGACGAATCGCCCATCAAGCCTTTCAGATCAATTATTTGCAGCGGCTTAAGGCCGTATTTTTCGTGAATTTCTTGCGGAGTGTACAACTCGATTTCGCTGACTCCCTTGCGCGTCAAAGCAACGGATACATGCTCGGACACGAGCTGCAGCATATCTTTGTCTCCGGTAATGACAGTCGTTTTCCAAGCTTGCTCATCAGCCTGCTTCGTCAACGTACCGATAATGTCATCCGCCTCGTAGCCTTCCAGCTCGAAACGTTTGATTGAGAAGGCATCCAACAGCTCCCGAATCAGTGGAAACTGTTCAGACAGCTCCGGCGGAGTTTTGCTGCGTCCCCCTTTGTACTCTGCATACTCGCTATGGCGAAACACGACTTTTCCCGCGTCAAAAGCAACCATGATATGCGTTGGCTTCATTTCCTCCAACACTTTTAACAGCATAGTCGTAAAGCCCAGCACTGCGTTCGTATGCAGTCCTGCCGATGTGGACAATAAAGGGAGCGCATAAAACGCCCGGTTCGCAACACTGTTTCCATCAATCAACACAAAATGACTCAAGGAATTCGACCCCTCTCGTTACAAAACTACTATCTTTAATCGTAACATAGGGCAAACAACAAACCAAGCCGTAGATATGGCGGGTAAAGAACAAGCTGATTGAACAGACTATGAAAAAAATGGACAAGGAAGGTGATTCGATGAATTGGAGGAAATCGCTTCCTCTCTTGCTCGCATTATTTCTATCCTTTGGCTCGTTGCCAGTAACGGCGACCCCTAGTGTGGAGCCCAAACCCGCTGAAAAAAAGCTGATCGCATTTGTCATCGATGATTTCGGAAACAACATGCAGGGGACAGAGGAAATTTTATCGATGCCCGTCCCTCTGACAATCGCCGTCATGCCGTTTCTGCCAAGCACGAAGCAGGATGCAGAGCTCGCCCATCAAAAAGGTCATGATGTCATCTTGCATATGCCGATGGAGCCGATGAAAGGAAAACGCTCCTGGCTTGGTCCCGGTGCCATTACGGCTGATCTGTCCGACGAAGAAATTCGCAGTCGCGTCGAGAAAGCGATTGACGATGTGCCTCACGCGATTGGCATGAACAATCATATGGGCTCAAAAATAACGGCTGACGAGCGGATCATGCGCATCATCATGAAAGTGGTCAAAGAACGCGGGCTGATCTATTTGGACAGCAAAACAACCGACAAGAGCGTTGCAGGTAAGGTTGCAGCTGAAATGGGCGTGCCTTTTGCAGAAAATCTCTATTTTCTCGATGATATCTATACGGTCCCCCATATTACGAAGCAAATGGAAAAGATCTGCCAAAGAATCGGAAACCATCCGATCTGCATCGCAATTGGTCATGTTGGACCTCCTGGCAAGAAAACAGCCTCCGTTCTGCGCCAGTACATCCCGCGAATTCAGAAGGAGGCCGAATTTGTAACCATTTCAAAGCTTATCCAGCAAACTGCCCATTAATTTTCGCCACCAGCTCTCCTCAACGCTCGCCTCCGTTTGCTTATTTCCCGACAACTTTACGTATTCGCTCACGGCTTCTGTAATGGCCTGAGCGATTTTTTCTTGTGATTTGGGATTCGTTAACATTTCGCGGTCCTGCGCGTTGCTGATAAAGCCCATCTCCACGATGACAGACGGACAGTAGTTATGACGGAGCATGTAGTACGTCTTTCCCCGGACTGGCTTTTCGTTGGTTCCTGTAAGCTTGTTCAGCGAGTTTTGCAGCAGCTCTGCCAACAGGTAGCTCTCTTCTGTGTTTTGATGCAAAATAATCGCGCCCCTGCGCCTTGGACTGGGCGACCAGTTTACATGCAAGCTGAGCATCATCTGTGGACCGATTTCTTTTGCCAAGTTTTTGCGCTGTGCCAAGTCTCGTATATGCCGCGATCGGTTGTCCAACCAACGATTGTCATCACTCAGGGCAACATCCTTGTTCCGATTCAAAGCCACCGTGTATCCGGCTGCTGTCAATTGCTGATACAGTCGTTTGGCAATTTGCAGATTGATGTCTTTTTCGTGTAAATCCCCATAAGAAGTACCCGAATCTACCCCTCCATGGCCAACATCAATCAAAATATGAAACGAGGTGAGCGGCAAGGCCTCGCTTCGCGTCGGGATACAAATGAGGATAAGCATGAAAGCAGCGATACGGAAAATAGCCAGTAAGTTTCTCATGCCAGTAGGATAACCGGATTGAAAAGAAACCTTTCAAAGGACCGGGTACACATAACATTGTGAATTTTTTAATCCAACTGTACAATTACAATAATGAAATATGACCTTACCTGCATAAGAAGGTGTACAAATGAATCAATCTTTGGAAAAACCGTTATTCCCCCCGTATTTGGCTCTCTTAATCGGGGTGATCGCCATTTCCTCTTCTGCGATCTTTGTAAAGCTATCGGATGCGCCTGCTCCGATTATCGCTACGTATCGCCTGATTTTTTCCGTTCTCTTAACGCTTCCTTTTTTATTCTGGAATCGTGGCGCCCTTGCAGAGATTGGAAAAATGTCCAAAAAAGTGTGGCTACTCTGTATTTTATCCGGAGCCTTTTTGGCAAGCCACTTTCTGTTGTGGTTTGAATCGCTGAACTACACGTCTGTTGCCAGTTCTACTGTGCTCGTTACCTTGCAGCCCTTATTTGCATTCATCGGCGGTTATTTCTTTTTTGGTGAAAAAGTTCGATTTCTGGCTCTATCTGGCGGCTTGCTGGCGATTGCGGGAAGCTTCGTGATTGGCTGGGGAGATTTTCAAGTAGGCGGCATGGCTTTATGGGGAGATTTCCTCGCATTGATGGGAGCAGTTACTGTGACGGGCTACTGGCTGGTCGGGCAGTACGTTCGCCAGCATATGTCCTCTTTTGCCTACACAATTGTCGTTTATACGGCCACCAGCGTGATTCTGGTCGCCTATGATCTGGCTCTCGGGTATTCGCTCGTCGGTTACCCTGCGGCGGATTGGGGCTGGTTCTTCTGTCTCGCCCTGTTCCCGACCTTACTTGGACATTCTATTTTTAACTGGATTATTAAATGGCTCAATACGACGACGATATCCATGGGGATTTTGGGAGAACCGATCGGGACTGCGATTCTCGCTTACTTCATCTTGGGTGAAGTGGTAACGCCTCCGCAATGGATTGGCGGCTTGATCATTATCGCAGGCATTTATGTGTTCATTCGTTTTAACCAACCTGCTAAAGGAGTGTCCTCCATTGAACAAGCAACCGGAGAACCGAAAAAGCTTGCGTGAATTCGTCAAGGGACTGAACATTTGGGCGAAGATTGGCTGGACAATTCTTCTTGGCTACATCGTAGGACGGATTTTGTACTGGTTATTTAAAATAATGACCTAACAGCAAAAGGGGCAATTCCAAAGAAGTCTTCGATAAGACTTGCGGAATTGCCCCTTGCTATTAGGCTGTCGCCTTCTCGGTTGCGGGTATCTCTTGCTTTTTTTTCGGCTTTTTATGCAGGAAGTACAGAAGTGGAATCGAGAGGACAATAGGAATAACGGAAACGAGGAAAGTATCCCCGATACCTTGGACCAACGATTCTTTTGCCATCATTCCGTACAAAATCGTGCTGGCTCCCCCAGTCGCACTCGCCGCATCTACCCCTACTTGTGCATACATTCCGGAAATGCCACTGATAAACGGCATCGCCATATCCGTATTCAAGTTTTCAGAGATTGAAGCCATGTGAAAATTTTGACGCGCCTGCATGATCACGGTCAAAATCGCAATGGCAAACGAGCTCATAACCTGACGCAAGACGTTGGACAGCGGAGAAGCATCCCCCACACTTGCACGCGGAACAGCGTTCATCCCTACCGTAGACAGCGTCATCATACACAATCCGATCCCAATCCCGCGAATGGTCAAGATCATATCGATCCACGAGTGCATGCTGTCAGCAGATAGATTGTGCAGTTCATACGTCGTGACGCTCATGATGGTCAAGCCGATCAACCCGATCGGTCCGATCCCGTATTTATCCATCAGCTTTCCGCTGATTGGCATCATGATCGCCATGGCAATCGATTGCGGCATCAGCAGGATTCCAGACTCCATCGCCGTCAATCCCTGAATGTTCTGGAGGAAAATCGGCATCAGGAAGATACCGCCCATCATCCCCATCATGACGAAGCCAGAAGTCAAAATGCTGATAGTAAAGGTAGGAATCTTCAAAAGCCGCAAATCGAGCAGCGGACTTTCCTTCCCCAGCTCGACCCAAACAAACAGGATCAAGCTCATCACGGCAATGAAAAACAGACTGACGATGAAAAAGGAGGTCCAACCCTCTGCTTGCCCTTTACTTAAGGCGAGCAGCAGCGTCCCGAAACCGACGATAGCGAGAAATGCTCCCATAAAGTCGAACTTCAGCTCTGGCTTTTTCGGCGTTTCCTTGAGCAGAACGATACTCATGATCACCGCAAAAATACCAAAGGGTACACCGACCAGAAAAAGAAATTGCCAGCTTAAAAATTCGATGAGATATCCACCTAATGTCGGGCCCAGCGCAGGGGCTGTCATGGAAGCAATCCCGAATATCCCCAATGCCATGCCGATCTTTTCACGCGGAACAATCATGTAAATCATCGACATCCCGATTGGCATGATCATCCCCCCGCTGACACCTTGCACGACGCGAAAGGCAATCAACGAAGAGTCACTCCACGCCAAAGCACAAAGGATAGACGAAAAAGTAAACGCGGATAAGGAGAATACAAATATTTTTTTCGCCCCGAATTTGGCGGACAACGAGCCGCTCATCGGAATCATGACGGCGTTTGCCAGCATATATCCGGTCAATACCCACTGCATGGTCTCTGTGGTCGAACCAAAAATATTGACCATGGCTGGCAGGGCAACGTTAATTAAACTATTGTTCAGAATCGCAACGAAGGTTCCTGAGAGGATTGCGAGAAGAGACAGCCACATGCCGCCGTTCCCGCTTTTCTCCTCTCGGTGTGCCACCGCTTCCGCCATGTGTCATCACCCCCGTTAGTTTGCGATCACCTTGCTGCCCTCGGACAATTTGTCTGTCGGGTTCAGCACAATTTGATCATTGTCTTTGACGCCATTCGTGACAGTTGTCCATTCGCCGCTTGCGTTCTCTACCGCAACTTCCACCTGGTGTACAACGTTGTCGTCTACGGTATAGACGTAATGCTTGCTGTCCTTTTCCAGCACGGCTGAAGTCGGCAATTTTGTTCCTGGCGTTGCCTGACCTTGGAGCATGACCTCTGCTACCATACCTGCGCGCAGCAAGCCGTCCTTATTATTTACTTTCACTTTGACTGGGAAAGAACTGCTGTTGGCATCCGAAATCGGAGAGACAAACTCAACGGTACCTTTCAGCACTTTGCCCCCCAGACTGCCTACCTTCACATCAACGGTAGAGCCGACCTTCACTTGGTTGATTTGGTTTTCCGGTACGCTTGCTTCTACTTTGACATCTGCCATATTCACAAGCACCATGAGAGGCGTCCCCGCTGCTGCCATTTCTCCCGGATCAACCGAGCGCTTGGCGACGATACCTGTGATTGGCGCACGAATAATGGTATTGTCATAATTGCTTTTCGCCAGCTCCAGATTGGAGCCCAAACGGCTTACTTCTGCTTGCAGAGCCGCTACCGTGTCAGCAGTTGGGCCTGCTTTTGCCAGATCGTATTGGGCTTGCGCCTGTTCAAGACCTGTGCGTGCTTTTTCCAAATCCAACGAAGATTTCTCCAACTCCGCTTGGGACAATGCCCCTGCATCAAACAATGCTTTCATTCGATTGTAATTGCTCTCGACCACCTTCAGGCTGGCTTCTGCCTGCGTGACAATACTTGCAAGCTGCGTCAGTTGCTCATTGCGCGCACCTGCTTTAGTATCTCTCAGCTTTGCCTGAGCGCCTGCAATGGCTGCCTGTGCCTGGTTGATCTGCTGCTGATAATCGGCTGCCTCCAGCTTGACCAGAACATCGCCTTGCTTGACGATTGCGCCTTCTTTTGCATTCACGCTCGCTGCTTTTCCAGATACTTTAGAAACGACTTGGATCTCCTCAGATGCTGCCACCTTACCATTGGCGATGACACCCGTAGAGGCAGAGGTCACCTTCCACGTCTTCACGACAGGGACGTTCTCGCTCGTTTGCGATGCAGAAGATGTCTCGCTACAGCCCGCCGTAATCAGCGAAACGGCCGCCATGACTGCAGCGATTGTTTTCCATTGTGCTGTCTTTTTCATGCTTGATTACATCTCCTTCACGTGCACTTTGATCTCGGCATTCAATCCGGCAACGAGGTCCAGACCGGCTGTGTCATCTATGGCGATTTTGATCGGAATACGCTGGGTTACCTTGGTGAAGTTCCCGCTCGTATTGGTCGCTGGCATCAAGGAAAATGTAGAATTCGTCGCTTTTCCGATCTCCATCAAATGACCGCCCAATTTCTTACCTGGGTAAGCGTCAAGCGTAAAATCGACTTTTTGGCCGAGTTTCAACCGTTCGATCTCAGTCTCTTCCAAATTGGCGGAGATGTACAATTTGCTTTCGTCAATTACGAGAGCTACCGATTGCCCTGTCGAAACAATCTCTCCCTCTTTTGCTTGCGTTTTAATCACGGTACCTGTAATGGGGGAGCGCAACACGCTGTTTTCCAGCATCGTCGTTGCTACGTTAGTTGTATCCTGCTGTCCTACGATTTGATCCGCTATAACGGTGTCGCCTTCTTTGACAGCGAGTCCGGTCAGTTTGCCTGTCATTTTTGGCATAACGCGATAAATGTCTCCCGTAATCCGGGCATCTTGTGTGGTCACATAATGCGCACCTTGATACCAATAGTAGTAACCGATTCCTCCACCACCTGCCACGAACAGGAGCAAAATGACATACAAAACCAGTTTTCGCTTCATGGTTTCTCCTCAACTTTCTCGTTCTTCTAGTTTCGCAATCAATGTTTCCATCGACTGAATAATGATGTCTAAATCCTCATCGGAAAATCCATGGAAAATACGCTTGTAAAAGTTCTCTGAGAAAAAATCAACCTTTGCGAACAGCTCGGAAATCTTCGGTGTTTTACGAATCCAGACAACACGCCGGTCATTCTCATCACGTACACGTTCTACGAGTTGTTCACGTTCCAAACGATCAATGATGCCAGAAACGGTGCTGTACGATAAGTCTACGGCTTTGCTTATCTGACCGATCGTTTTGGGATCAGGATGTATTTCTCGAATGACCATTAGCTGCGGGACAGTCACACCATATTGGGACAGTTCTTTTGTGGCCATCGTGCCAAATGTCTTGTTCAACCGTTTTAACAAGTCCCGAATATGCAGTGATTTATTCATAGCGCACTCCTTTCTTAAGTAATATTTCGTGTACGAAATTTATCACATGAAAACTATACGATGTTTTTCTTTCCGTGGCAACTATTTCTTTAGGTTAAACTTTAACTAGGCAACCTTTTAAGAGCGTGCGTTAAGTCGGGCTGTCGTGCTGGGGCGGAAACAGGAGAAAACGCTCCAGCTTCTAGGGCCACCCGCTGTGGGATTGACTGCCCGACTCCATGCAAAAAGCGAAACCGCGTCCAAAGTGGTCCATTCAGGATGTGTTTCAGAGGTGGACGCTTAAAGTCGTGTTTCGCTTTTTGCATTCCGTCTCGGTCGGCGTCCCTAAGATCTTCGCTTATTTCTCCTGTTTCCTCTACGAGCTTTCCGTGTTAAACGGGTTTTAAAAGCCTTAAAAGAATGAAGAATGTAGTCAGTTACGCTAGAGAAGAATATTTCCAGACGTAGCGACTTGGGGAGTCCTACCGAGCGGAGAAGGGATTTGCGGGCAAAAGAAACGCAACGTGCCCCTACGTCGAAGCGGCTACCACTTTTGCGTTTCCCCGCAAATCCCTTCGGAGCGGACAGTCTTAGCCCTCAGCAGGACGGAGCCTGGAGCCTAGACTGGAAATATTCTTCTCCTCACCGCAGCCTCATATCCAAGACGCAAAAAAAAACCGACACCCCCAACTTATCTCTAAGGGCTTGCCGGCTCATTTTCATTCAAAATAGATGGAGCATCCGGTGCTTCCTCAGGAGTCGTGCGGCGCACGCTTGGTACATTTCTTGGCTCATGCTCAATTTCTGGAAAAGAGTGAACCGTCACGTACATGCTTCCGTTACTCGCGATCGCACGGATCAAGACAGGATAGGCGTATTTGTTTTGAAACACAAAATCAGGGCCGTACCAGCTCACTGTTGCATCGCGGCCAGGTGGTACGTAGGCTACGTTTCGACTGTGGGAATAGCGTTGCATAATATGCAGACCTGCCTTGTCTACTGCATTGAACAAGGTAGACGATACTTGGCAAATTCCTCCCCCGATGCCTTCCGACAGCTCTCCCCTGACAATAATGGGCGCCTGCAAATACCCTTTTTCTTTTGTACGCTTGCCCACGACCTTATTAAAAGAAAAGATTTCTCCTGGCAATACCACGTAATTGTTAATCGCCTGCGCGGCGAGCTTGATGTTGTGTACACGATTTCGGTTGCCTGCATTGAAATAGGTCGCATATTGTCCGATCCTTTTTTTCCGAACCTGACTGATAAGAGCTTTGTCTACCTTCGGGAATACCTCTTTGTAGCTGACATTCATGCTTGCGGCTCCCGCACCGTAAAAATAATCGTAGAACCGTGTGCGAAATGCCAGGTCATCTAACCTTCTTCCCTTGGTTTCTGGAACAATGGCCCCTGCGTTATTTATCGTCGCATTGATGGGCTCGATGTACGCTTTTTTCGCCAACTCTTCCACCATTCGCGCAAGCTTGCTTTCATCGACCAAAGGAAC from the Brevibacillus brevis genome contains:
- a CDS encoding MarR family winged helix-turn-helix transcriptional regulator → MNKSLHIRDLLKRLNKTFGTMATKELSQYGVTVPQLMVIREIHPDPKTIGQISKAVDLSYSTVSGIIDRLEREQLVERVRDENDRRVVWIRKTPKISELFAKVDFFSENFYKRIFHGFSDEDLDIIIQSMETLIAKLEERES
- a CDS encoding HlyD family secretion protein; translation: MKRKLVLYVILLLFVAGGGGIGYYYWYQGAHYVTTQDARITGDIYRVMPKMTGKLTGLAVKEGDTVIADQIVGQQDTTNVATTMLENSVLRSPITGTVIKTQAKEGEIVSTGQSVALVIDESKLYISANLEETEIERLKLGQKVDFTLDAYPGKKLGGHLMEIGKATNSTFSLMPATNTSGNFTKVTQRIPIKIAIDDTAGLDLVAGLNAEIKVHVKEM
- a CDS encoding VanW family protein; this encodes MGFAMTLALLLLINPLDPTNFLQIEMEDKTVAILNRADYSLPFDGVPLVDESKLARMVEELAKKAYIEPINATINNAGAIVPETKGRRLDDLAFRTRFYDYFYGAGAASMNVSYKEVFPKVDKALISQVRKKRIGQYATYFNAGNRNRVHNIKLAAQAINNYVVLPGEIFSFNKVVGKRTKEKGYLQAPIIVRGELSEGIGGGICQVSSTLFNAVDKAGLHIMQRYSHSRNVAYVPPGRDATVSWYGPDFVFQNKYAYPVLIRAIASNGSMYVTVHSFPEIEHEPRNVPSVRRTTPEEAPDAPSILNENEPASP